The sequence below is a genomic window from Bradyrhizobium septentrionale.
ATTGTTCGGTCTCGTCAGGCTGATCGCTCAGTCCGGCGATCGAGGTGAGGCGCGGGTCGGAGATCGCCATCGTCTTGAACATCGAGCCCATCCCGCCGCGCCCGGAATCGGTCAGGCGCTTCAGCGCACCGGCGATGTCGGCGGACATTTCGGGGCTTGCCTTCGCCATCAACCCGGCGGCGCGGGCCTCGACGCCGAGGCGCTTGAGGAAGTCACCCTGCGTCGCCGGCCCGTGGACACGTGCGCCGACATCCTCGGCGGCCCGCGCCAAGGCCTGGAAATCGACATGCGCCGTGATGTCGGCCTGTCCCGGGTTCTTCAGCGGGTCGGCGAAGCTATGGCGCGCGATCGCCTGGAAGGTGTCGCCGGCGTCGCTGCGCAGATGGCCGTAATCGATGATCAGCGCGGCGCCGTCCTGGTCACGCACCCGCGTTGCGAGCTTCATGATCTCGTTGTCGGGCCGCCATTCGAACACCGCGCCGAGTGGGGCGGCGCGCACCAGCGGCGGCAGCAGCACCTCGAAGTGTGGTGTCGGCTCGGGAGCGGGAGCGAAATACAGGCTGCCATTGGCATCCATCCCGACCGTGCGCTCGTGCCAGCCGGTCTCGCGGCGGACCATCTGGTGGATCGGCAGCACGTCGAAATATTCGTTGGCGAGGATCACCGCCGGCCCTTCGGGCACGCCGTCGATGCTGTCGTGCCAGGTGATGTTGCGCACGCCCGTCAGGGTCTCGTACTGCTTCTCCCGCAGCACCGGATTGACCTCGACCATGTGGATGCTGAGCGACTGGTAGAGCGGTGGCAGCACGCGAAGCGCCCGAAGCGCGTCGGCCATCATGGTGCCGCGGCCGGGCCCGAGCTCGATCAGGCGCAGTGTCTCCGGCGAGCCGATCGCGCGCCAGATCGAGGCGCTCCACAGCCCGAGCAGTTCGCCGAACATCTGGCTGACCTCGGGCGCCGTGGTGAAATCGCCCTCGCGGCCGAGCGGATCGCGCGACAAATAGTAGCCGTACTGCGGATGCATCAGGCACAATTCCATGTAGCGCCAGACCGGCATCGGCCCGGACAATTTGATCAGCTTCCTGATCTCGTCCAGCAACGGGGAGGGTTCGCT
It includes:
- a CDS encoding class I SAM-dependent methyltransferase — encoded protein: MPVWRYMELCLMHPQYGYYLSRDPLGREGDFTTAPEVSQMFGELLGLWSASIWRAIGSPETLRLIELGPGRGTMMADALRALRVLPPLYQSLSIHMVEVNPVLREKQYETLTGVRNITWHDSIDGVPEGPAVILANEYFDVLPIHQMVRRETGWHERTVGMDANGSLYFAPAPEPTPHFEVLLPPLVRAAPLGAVFEWRPDNEIMKLATRVRDQDGAALIIDYGHLRSDAGDTFQAIARHSFADPLKNPGQADITAHVDFQALARAAEDVGARVHGPATQGDFLKRLGVEARAAGLMAKASPEMSADIAGALKRLTDSGRGGMGSMFKTMAISDPRLTSIAGLSDQPDETEQ